The Sedimentisphaera salicampi genome includes a region encoding these proteins:
- a CDS encoding sugar kinase, with the protein MNKLKLRPESECKYDIISLGEVMLRLDPGENRIHTTRQFNVWEGGGEYNVARGLKRCFGKRAAVVTAIVDNPVGRLLEDLLYQGGTGLEYIKWVPFDGIGRKTRVGLNFTERGFGVRAAVGCNDRAGSAASQIKKGDIDWNSIFGNDGVRWFHSGGIYAGLSETTPEVLIEAMQAAKKYGTVVSYDLNYRASLWKDIGGKKKAMQVNREIAPLVDVMIGNEEDFSASLGFEVHGLDEKCSKLDPANFKKMIREAVSEFPNFKAVATTLRNAITATKNDWGAVLYAGGEFYDAQLREKLEILDRVGGGDSFASGLIYALMEGKDPQTAVDYGAAHGALAMTTTGDTTTASLKEVERLVEGGSARIAR; encoded by the coding sequence ATGAACAAACTGAAATTACGTCCTGAATCAGAATGCAAATATGATATTATCTCGCTTGGCGAGGTTATGCTCCGGCTGGACCCGGGCGAGAACAGAATCCACACAACCCGCCAGTTTAACGTTTGGGAAGGCGGCGGAGAGTATAACGTAGCTCGTGGGCTCAAACGCTGCTTTGGCAAACGGGCTGCTGTAGTAACAGCAATTGTGGATAATCCGGTAGGACGGCTTCTTGAGGATTTGCTGTATCAGGGCGGCACAGGACTTGAATACATTAAATGGGTACCGTTTGACGGGATTGGCCGCAAGACTCGGGTAGGACTGAATTTCACAGAACGAGGCTTCGGGGTGCGGGCAGCAGTAGGCTGCAATGACCGCGCCGGCAGCGCTGCATCTCAGATTAAAAAAGGCGATATAGATTGGAATTCAATATTTGGGAATGACGGCGTTCGCTGGTTTCATTCAGGCGGTATATATGCAGGGCTCAGCGAGACCACGCCGGAAGTCTTAATCGAGGCAATGCAGGCGGCAAAGAAATACGGCACAGTTGTATCATACGACTTAAACTACCGTGCATCACTCTGGAAAGATATCGGCGGCAAGAAAAAAGCGATGCAGGTTAATCGAGAGATTGCTCCGCTTGTAGATGTTATGATAGGCAATGAAGAGGATTTTTCAGCTTCGCTTGGATTTGAGGTTCATGGGCTTGATGAAAAATGCAGCAAGCTTGATCCGGCAAACTTCAAAAAAATGATTCGTGAAGCAGTGAGCGAATTCCCGAATTTCAAGGCAGTTGCAACGACCCTGAGAAACGCAATTACCGCAACAAAGAACGACTGGGGGGCAGTGCTCTACGCAGGCGGGGAATTTTACGATGCCCAGCTCCGCGAGAAACTCGAAATCTTAGACCGCGTTGGCGGAGGAGACAGCTTCGCCTCAGGGCTGATCTACGCCCTGATGGAAGGCAAAGACCCGCAGACAGCAGTTGATTACGGGGCAGCGCACGGAGCGCTTGCAATGACCACCACGGGCGATACGACAACCGCAAGTCTTAAAGAAGTGGAAAGACTCGTTGAAGGCGGTTCGGCGAGAATTGCCCGCTGA
- the kduD gene encoding 2-dehydro-3-deoxy-D-gluconate 5-dehydrogenase KduD, protein MILEKFKLDGKNAIVTGGSRGLGQAMAIGLAEAGADVALVAKTSMEETKTKIENLGRECITIQADLTNKEPVGEIVTRTRQELGGIDILVNNAGTIRRAPFTEFSEKDWDDVLNVNLRTLFFLSQEVSKVLIEQGRGGKIINIASMLSFQGGIFVPSYTSSKSAVMGLTKLMANELAKHGINTNGIAPGYMATDNTKPLRDDPERSKAILGRIPAGRWGKPEDLQGAAVFLASEASDYMNGYTIAVDGGWLAR, encoded by the coding sequence ATGATTTTAGAAAAATTCAAACTGGACGGAAAAAATGCAATTGTAACAGGCGGTTCCCGCGGTCTCGGACAGGCTATGGCAATCGGTCTTGCAGAAGCCGGAGCTGATGTTGCCCTTGTTGCCAAGACCAGCATGGAAGAAACCAAAACAAAAATCGAAAACCTTGGCAGGGAATGCATCACCATTCAGGCCGATCTCACGAATAAAGAGCCTGTTGGTGAGATAGTTACCAGAACCAGACAGGAACTGGGCGGCATAGACATCCTTGTTAATAATGCAGGCACTATCCGCAGAGCTCCCTTCACAGAATTCTCAGAGAAAGACTGGGACGATGTTTTGAACGTGAACCTCCGCACTCTTTTCTTTTTGAGCCAGGAAGTCAGCAAGGTTCTTATAGAACAGGGCAGAGGCGGAAAGATAATCAACATCGCTTCAATGCTGAGCTTCCAAGGGGGAATCTTTGTTCCCTCATACACCTCCTCAAAAAGCGCTGTAATGGGGCTTACAAAACTTATGGCAAATGAACTCGCCAAACACGGGATCAACACCAACGGAATTGCCCCTGGGTATATGGCCACAGACAATACAAAGCCGCTGCGGGACGATCCTGAGAGAAGCAAGGCAATTTTAGGCCGCATACCTGCCGGCAGATGGGGCAAACCGGAGGATTTGCAGGGAGCAGCAGTATTTCTTGCATCAGAGGCATCAGATTATATGAACGGATACACCATTGCCGTTGACGGCGGATGGCTTGCAAGGTAA
- a CDS encoding IclR family transcriptional regulator: MNKYQIPNITKTCKILMLLAENPKGLSASEIEERSETARTTVYRILQTLCAQEMVQKKKGLFFAGTQLVRIGLESLHSMEIRSLCVPYLRDLANKTGCTSHLAIPTGWQSLILEVHDSPNPVRVASRPGTTVPLYCSSTGKIFLAHIYKNKLKEYYSNHLPEKFTANTITTLEEMQEEVNKILEKGYSVDAQEYHNNVCCLAAPVRNGSREICASIGITGPSDNLSENRLEGFSEEVITAAENLSKSMGYSGN; the protein is encoded by the coding sequence ATGAATAAATATCAGATTCCCAACATAACCAAGACTTGCAAAATACTAATGCTTTTAGCAGAAAATCCTAAAGGGCTGAGCGCATCAGAGATTGAAGAGAGATCTGAAACTGCAAGAACGACGGTTTACAGAATACTTCAAACATTATGCGCACAAGAGATGGTGCAAAAGAAAAAAGGGCTTTTCTTCGCGGGCACTCAGCTTGTGAGAATCGGCCTTGAATCACTGCATTCTATGGAAATAAGGTCTCTGTGCGTTCCATATCTGCGTGATCTGGCAAATAAAACTGGCTGCACGAGCCACCTTGCCATCCCAACGGGCTGGCAGTCGCTGATTCTTGAAGTTCACGACAGCCCAAACCCGGTACGAGTGGCCTCAAGGCCGGGTACTACAGTTCCTTTGTACTGCTCCTCTACAGGGAAAATTTTTCTGGCGCATATTTACAAGAATAAGCTAAAGGAATACTATTCAAATCACCTGCCGGAGAAATTTACCGCAAACACCATAACAACTCTCGAAGAAATGCAGGAAGAAGTAAACAAAATCCTTGAAAAAGGTTACAGCGTGGATGCTCAAGAGTATCACAATAATGTATGCTGTCTGGCTGCACCTGTAAGAAACGGCAGCAGGGAAATATGCGCTTCTATTGGAATAACCGGCCCTTCAGACAACCTCTCAGAAAACCGGCTGGAAGGTTTTTCAGAAGAAGTTATTACAGCCGCAGAAAATTTGAGCAAATCAATGGGTTATTCGGGAAATTAA
- a CDS encoding deoxyribodipyrimidine photo-lyase, with amino-acid sequence MTQQERITKLNDLSSRENGRYVLYWMHASIRTEENPALEFAVEKANNAGLPAIVMFCLVDKFPQSGRRSYRFMLEGLKEVEKKLAERNIKFILKKNKPTEAIPQYCAEAESLIFDRGYAYTENRWESVIARRCKCPVFEVDSNVIVPVETASNKREYSAATLRRKIVPIAENFIAPCEKNEPVKSSLDLDIKSDEFSIHDARPDLREIAGFKYIGQRLHPGGENHAIKRLSDFIENRLENYENSRNDPASDFQSGLSPYLRFGQISPNLIYRKVKDSGKPCEGFLEQILVRRELAFNFVWYTENFWRYSALPAWARETLEEQKSAKREYVYKYEELENARTHDKYWNAAQKEMIITGKMHGYMRMYWGKKILEWTNNPKTAFDWALRLNNVYSLDGNDPNSFAGVAWCFGNHDRPWTKRSIFGSVRYMNARGLERKFNMKSYIDKVNELQKQ; translated from the coding sequence ATGACACAGCAAGAGAGAATAACAAAACTAAACGACCTCTCAAGCCGCGAAAACGGGCGGTATGTTCTCTACTGGATGCACGCATCTATCAGAACAGAAGAAAATCCCGCCCTTGAATTTGCAGTTGAAAAGGCAAACAACGCAGGCCTGCCTGCTATAGTGATGTTCTGCCTTGTAGACAAATTCCCTCAAAGCGGAAGAAGAAGCTACAGGTTTATGCTTGAAGGTCTAAAAGAGGTAGAAAAAAAACTGGCAGAGAGAAATATAAAATTCATCCTCAAAAAGAACAAACCTACAGAAGCCATCCCGCAATACTGCGCTGAAGCAGAATCGCTAATATTCGACAGAGGCTACGCTTACACTGAAAATAGATGGGAGAGCGTTATAGCTCGAAGGTGCAAATGCCCTGTATTCGAGGTTGATTCAAATGTTATTGTGCCTGTGGAAACTGCCTCAAACAAACGAGAATACAGCGCAGCAACTCTCAGGAGAAAAATTGTACCGATTGCTGAGAATTTCATCGCACCCTGCGAAAAAAATGAGCCGGTTAAAAGCTCGCTTGATTTAGATATCAAAAGCGATGAATTCTCAATCCATGATGCACGCCCTGACCTTAGAGAGATTGCAGGATTCAAATATATAGGCCAAAGGCTGCACCCAGGCGGAGAAAACCACGCAATAAAACGGCTCTCGGATTTCATTGAAAACCGCCTCGAAAACTACGAAAACAGCCGCAACGACCCAGCGTCAGATTTTCAGTCCGGCCTGAGCCCTTATCTTCGATTCGGGCAGATAAGCCCGAATCTTATTTACCGTAAAGTAAAAGATAGCGGCAAACCCTGCGAGGGTTTCTTAGAGCAGATCCTTGTACGAAGGGAGCTCGCATTCAATTTTGTCTGGTACACTGAAAATTTCTGGCGATATTCCGCCTTGCCCGCATGGGCAAGGGAAACCCTTGAAGAGCAAAAATCCGCAAAGCGGGAGTATGTATACAAATACGAAGAGCTTGAAAATGCCCGTACACACGATAAATACTGGAACGCCGCTCAGAAAGAGATGATAATCACAGGCAAAATGCACGGATATATGCGGATGTACTGGGGCAAAAAGATTCTTGAATGGACAAACAACCCCAAAACTGCATTCGACTGGGCTTTGAGGCTGAATAACGTTTACTCTCTTGATGGAAACGATCCAAACAGTTTTGCAGGGGTTGCATGGTGTTTCGGCAATCACGACAGGCCTTGGACAAAACGCAGTATATTCGGTTCGGTTCGGTATATGAACGCCCGAGGGCTGGAACGCAAATTTAATATGAAAAGCTATATTGACAAGGTAAACGAACTTCAAAAACAGTAG
- a CDS encoding nucleotidyltransferase family protein encodes MKPSLVVMAAGMGSRYGGLKQLDSVGPSGESIIEYSLYDAVRAGFGKVVFVVREEFKQLFHDKIGSVVQDINGFDVDYACQELDAMLRGRKIPEGRTKPWGTGHAVLTTKELIDTPFAVINADDFYGKHAFEVMAGFLSQNCGSGEYAMSGFLLKNTLSEYGSVSRGLCTTDERGFLKKVEEYKEIYWKDGEVFSSLESGEEIKMNPETMTSMNFWGFQQDIYEHLEQQFHQFIDEYGSELKSEFFIPNVVDTLISENKACVNVLPTSGEWFGVTYKEDKPLVRNNIAKLTEKGIYPENLWEKK; translated from the coding sequence ATGAAACCATCGTTAGTAGTTATGGCAGCAGGTATGGGTTCACGTTACGGCGGTCTCAAACAGCTTGATTCTGTTGGCCCATCAGGCGAGTCTATAATAGAATATTCACTTTATGACGCAGTAAGGGCTGGTTTTGGTAAGGTCGTTTTTGTTGTGAGGGAGGAGTTTAAGCAGCTTTTCCACGATAAAATAGGCTCTGTAGTCCAGGATATAAATGGTTTTGATGTTGATTATGCATGTCAGGAGCTTGATGCGATGCTGCGCGGAAGGAAAATACCCGAAGGCAGGACAAAGCCTTGGGGCACAGGCCATGCGGTTCTTACAACTAAAGAGCTTATCGATACACCTTTTGCCGTGATAAATGCAGACGATTTCTACGGCAAACATGCTTTTGAAGTTATGGCGGGTTTTCTGTCCCAAAACTGCGGCAGCGGAGAATATGCAATGTCTGGATTCTTGCTGAAAAATACTCTCAGTGAGTACGGCAGCGTTTCAAGAGGCCTTTGCACCACTGATGAAAGGGGCTTTTTGAAGAAGGTGGAGGAATATAAAGAAATCTACTGGAAAGACGGTGAGGTTTTCTCGAGTCTGGAAAGCGGTGAAGAAATAAAAATGAACCCGGAAACAATGACGAGCATGAATTTCTGGGGCTTTCAGCAGGATATATATGAACATCTCGAGCAGCAGTTTCATCAATTTATAGATGAATATGGAAGTGAGCTCAAGAGCGAATTCTTCATCCCGAATGTTGTTGACACGCTTATCAGCGAAAACAAGGCCTGCGTAAACGTTCTTCCCACCTCAGGAGAATGGTTCGGTGTAACCTACAAAGAGGATAAACCGCTTGTGAGGAATAATATAGCCAAACTTACAGAAAAAGGCATCTATCCGGAAAATTTATGGGAAAAGAAGTAA
- a CDS encoding sodium:solute symporter family protein codes for MLMVTDVVEIAVIMAYLVIVIMLGWLGYTKTKTASDFMLAGRGTHPFVMAMSYGATFISTSAIVGFAGVAGMFGMGVLWLVFLNIFVGIFIAFVFLGERTRHMGHVLNAHTFAELLGRRYNSKAAQVFSGIIISLFLPLYAAAVFIGACEFITAHFGISYHLALLIFAVIVASYVVTGGLKGVMYVDAMQGTIMTVCMITMLILCYKMVGGVAEGHAQLTEMSDQVFVGFKAIGHQGWTEMPKFGWGDSQYDLWWILVSSIICGVGFGVLAQPQLTVRFMTVRSKRELNRGVLIGGLFILLIPGTAYVVANMSNVYFNKYETITGQLLSRTERADVIAKKTRDVEKTIPCSLLHIDEDGDKKADFHVIEKGLGKASAIMPKAEVTEMENGMIQVKPRGTAFKRALTQTRNGRWMLNADSVIPNYIRSAMPTWFSLLFLITLLSAGMSTLSSQFHTLGSTFAHDVFRKLRNKETSSVKVTRTSILVGIIIAMMLSLYARGGFIVARATAIFFGLCLSSFLPSLVGGLFFRRMTKPAALSSMAAGFGVTVFWLLFVKAKEAGAIGLVQHITGGESSILAGYPNWPNVDPCFVALPISVITAVVVAAFTKAHTSEELEKCFAG; via the coding sequence ATGCTGATGGTTACAGATGTTGTAGAAATTGCAGTGATAATGGCCTATCTGGTCATTGTGATTATGCTCGGCTGGCTTGGTTACACTAAAACCAAAACCGCCTCGGATTTTATGCTGGCAGGCAGGGGTACTCATCCCTTCGTTATGGCTATGAGCTACGGAGCCACATTCATCTCTACAAGCGCAATTGTCGGCTTTGCCGGCGTAGCGGGTATGTTCGGGATGGGGGTGCTTTGGCTGGTATTCCTGAATATATTTGTGGGTATATTCATTGCCTTCGTTTTCCTCGGTGAGAGAACTCGTCATATGGGGCACGTTCTCAATGCCCATACCTTCGCAGAGCTGCTCGGCAGGCGGTACAACAGCAAAGCAGCACAGGTTTTTTCCGGGATTATAATAAGCCTGTTCCTGCCTCTTTATGCAGCGGCGGTTTTTATCGGTGCATGTGAGTTTATAACTGCCCATTTCGGCATATCCTATCACCTTGCATTATTGATTTTTGCTGTGATAGTGGCTTCTTATGTGGTAACAGGCGGGCTGAAGGGCGTGATGTACGTTGATGCGATGCAGGGAACTATAATGACCGTCTGTATGATAACAATGCTTATCCTCTGCTATAAGATGGTAGGCGGGGTTGCTGAAGGCCATGCCCAGCTTACAGAGATGTCTGATCAGGTGTTCGTTGGTTTCAAGGCGATTGGTCATCAGGGCTGGACAGAGATGCCCAAATTCGGCTGGGGAGACAGCCAATATGATCTGTGGTGGATTCTTGTATCGAGCATAATCTGCGGAGTAGGTTTCGGCGTGCTTGCACAGCCCCAGCTTACGGTTCGTTTTATGACAGTACGCAGTAAAAGGGAGCTCAACAGGGGCGTTCTTATCGGCGGACTGTTCATTCTTCTTATACCAGGCACGGCATACGTTGTGGCAAATATGTCGAACGTTTACTTCAATAAATATGAAACTATTACAGGCCAGCTGCTCTCTCGTACTGAAAGGGCGGATGTTATAGCGAAGAAAACAAGGGATGTGGAAAAAACGATTCCCTGCAGCCTCCTCCATATTGATGAAGACGGTGATAAAAAAGCGGATTTCCATGTTATTGAGAAAGGTCTCGGGAAGGCCTCTGCAATAATGCCGAAGGCGGAAGTAACCGAAATGGAAAACGGTATGATTCAGGTTAAGCCGCGCGGAACCGCCTTTAAACGTGCCCTCACGCAGACAAGAAACGGCCGCTGGATGCTGAATGCAGACAGCGTAATACCTAATTATATCCGCTCAGCGATGCCCACGTGGTTTTCTCTGCTTTTCCTTATTACACTGCTCTCAGCGGGTATGAGTACGCTCTCAAGCCAGTTCCATACGCTTGGAAGTACATTTGCGCATGATGTATTCCGAAAGCTTAGAAACAAAGAAACCAGCAGTGTAAAGGTTACAAGGACTAGCATACTTGTAGGCATTATAATCGCTATGATGCTCAGCCTGTATGCAAGAGGCGGGTTTATCGTAGCGAGGGCTACTGCGATTTTCTTCGGCCTTTGCCTCTCCTCGTTTCTGCCTTCGCTGGTAGGGGGGCTGTTTTTCCGCAGAATGACAAAGCCCGCTGCTCTGAGCTCTATGGCCGCCGGCTTCGGCGTTACTGTATTCTGGCTTCTTTTCGTTAAGGCCAAGGAGGCCGGAGCGATAGGCCTTGTTCAGCACATCACAGGCGGCGAATCTTCCATACTCGCAGGCTATCCAAACTGGCCTAATGTGGATCCGTGCTTTGTTGCTCTGCCGATCTCAGTGATCACTGCTGTAGTTGTGGCAGCATTCACAAAGGCGCATACAAGCGAAGAGCTCGAAAAGTGCTTTGCAGGATAG
- a CDS encoding sodium:solute symporter family protein has product MLMVTDVVEIAVIMTYLVLVIMLGWLGYTKTKTASDFMLAGRGTHPFVMAMSYGATFISTSAIVGFAGVAGMFGMGVLWLTFLNIFVGIFVAFVFLGERTRHMGHVLNAHTFAELLGRRYSSKAAQVFSGIIISLFLPLYAAAVFIGACEFISAHFAISYHLALLLFAVIVASYVVTGGLKGVMYVDAMQGTIMTVCMITLLILCYKMVGGITEGHTQLTEMSDQVFVGFKAIGHQGWTEMPKFGWGDSQYDLWWIMVSSIICGVGFGVLAQPQLSVRFMTVRSKRELNRGVLIGGLFILLIPGTAFVVANLSNVYFNKYETITGQLLSRTERADVIAKKTRDVEKTIPCTLLHIDEDGDKKADFNVIEKGLGKAAAIMPKAEVKELENGFIQVKPRGTAFKRALTQTRDGRWMLNADSVIPNFIRSAMPTWFSLLFLITLLSAGMSTLSSQFHTLGSTFAHDVFRKLRNKETSSVKVTRTSILVGIIIAMMLSLYARGGFIVARATAIFFGLCLSSFLPSLVGGLFFRRMTKPAALSSMAAGFGVTVFWLLFVKAKEAGAIGLVQHITGGESSILAGYPNWPNVDPCFVALPISVITAVVVAAFTKAHTSEELERCFAK; this is encoded by the coding sequence ATGCTGATGGTTACAGACGTTGTTGAAATTGCCGTGATAATGACTTATCTGGTTTTGGTTATTATGCTCGGCTGGCTTGGTTACACTAAAACAAAAACTGCTTCGGATTTTATGCTCGCAGGCAGGGGAACTCATCCATTTGTTATGGCTATGAGTTACGGAGCCACATTCATCTCTACGAGTGCGATTGTAGGCTTTGCAGGTGTTGCCGGAATGTTCGGGATGGGCGTGCTTTGGCTTACGTTTCTAAATATTTTTGTAGGTATATTTGTAGCTTTCGTTTTTCTCGGCGAGAGAACACGTCATATGGGGCACGTACTCAACGCCCATACCTTCGCTGAGCTTCTCGGCAGACGATACAGCAGCAAGGCGGCGCAGGTTTTCTCCGGCATTATCATCAGCCTCTTTTTGCCGCTTTATGCCGCTGCGGTTTTTATCGGTGCATGCGAGTTTATATCGGCGCATTTCGCAATATCCTACCATCTTGCATTGCTGCTTTTTGCTGTTATTGTAGCCTCATACGTGGTAACGGGAGGCCTCAAGGGTGTTATGTATGTTGACGCAATGCAGGGAACCATTATGACTGTCTGCATGATCACGCTGCTCATTCTTTGCTACAAGATGGTAGGCGGGATAACAGAGGGACATACCCAGCTTACCGAGATGTCTGATCAGGTGTTCGTCGGGTTCAAGGCAATTGGCCATCAGGGCTGGACAGAGATGCCCAAATTCGGCTGGGGAGACAGCCAGTACGACCTCTGGTGGATTATGGTTTCCAGCATAATCTGCGGCGTAGGTTTCGGCGTGCTTGCACAGCCCCAGCTATCGGTTCGTTTTATGACAGTACGCAGTAAAAGAGAGCTCAACAGGGGTGTACTTATCGGCGGTTTGTTTATATTGCTCATCCCGGGAACTGCATTTGTTGTGGCCAATCTTTCAAATGTTTATTTTAATAAATACGAAACAATCACAGGCCAGCTGCTTTCACGTACTGAGAGGGCGGATGTTATAGCGAAGAAAACAAGGGATGTGGAAAAGACTATTCCCTGCACCCTTCTGCATATAGATGAAGACGGCGATAAAAAGGCAGATTTCAATGTAATTGAGAAAGGTCTCGGTAAGGCGGCAGCTATTATGCCGAAAGCGGAAGTAAAAGAGCTCGAAAACGGGTTTATTCAGGTTAAGCCCCGCGGCACCGCTTTCAAACGCGCTCTCACGCAGACTAGGGACGGTCGCTGGATGCTGAATGCAGACAGCGTAATACCAAACTTCATTCGCTCAGCAATGCCCACATGGTTTTCTCTCCTTTTCCTTATTACATTGCTCTCAGCGGGTATGAGTACGCTCTCAAGTCAGTTCCATACGCTTGGAAGTACATTTGCGCATGATGTATTCCGAAAGCTTAGAAACAAAGAAACCAGCAGTGTAAAGGTTACAAGAACAAGCATTCTGGTGGGCATTATAATTGCTATGATGCTCAGCCTGTATGCAAGAGGCGGGTTTATCGTAGCGAGGGCTACTGCGATTTTCTTCGGCCTTTGCCTCTCCTCGTTCCTGCCTTCGCTGGTAGGGGGGCTGTTTTTCCGCCGAATGACAAAGCCCGCTGCTCTGAGCTCTATGGCCGCCGGCTTCGGCGTTACTGTATTCTGGCTTCTTTTCGTTAAGGCCAAGGAGGCGGGAGCGATAGGCCTTGTTCAGCACATCACAGGCGGCGAATCTTCCATACTCGCAGGCTATCCAAACTGGCCTAATGTGGATCCGTGCTTTGTCGCTCTGCCGATCTCAGTGATCACTGCTGTAGTTGTGGCAGCATTCACAAAGGCGCATACAAGCGAAGAGCTCGAAAGATGTTTTGCGAAATAA
- the prfA gene encoding peptide chain release factor 1: MSEDNTRLLEKLSELETRLNELGKQIEDPEIASDPSKLIPLTKEQAKLKPVVSLYREYNECINGIKGSEEILENEQDSEMREMAEAEIEELKQREEQVLQEVKDKLVMADDAAIDSVILEIRPGTGGDEAALFAKDLFSMYSRYAEANCWKVETISFAGSERGGIKEVVAGIKGPGVWAQLGYEGGGHRVQRVPETETQGRIHTSAATVAIMPEPEDIEVDIKESDVVEHVSRAGGPGGQSVNKINSAIKLEHIPTGITVSMRDEKSQHKNRAKAWRILKSRIYEHFISQERAERDSQRKAMIGSGDRSQRIRTYNFPQNRVTDHRINLTLYHLDKIIMGDLDEIVEALQTHDKQQRLDNI, from the coding sequence ATGAGCGAAGACAATACAAGACTCCTCGAAAAGCTTTCAGAGCTTGAAACTCGTCTTAATGAGCTTGGCAAACAGATTGAGGATCCTGAAATCGCTTCAGACCCTTCCAAACTTATCCCTCTTACAAAGGAGCAGGCCAAACTGAAGCCTGTGGTAAGTTTGTACAGGGAATACAACGAGTGTATAAACGGCATTAAGGGCTCCGAAGAAATTCTCGAAAACGAACAGGACTCCGAGATGCGGGAGATGGCTGAGGCTGAGATTGAAGAACTCAAACAAAGAGAAGAGCAGGTTCTTCAGGAAGTAAAGGATAAGCTCGTGATGGCAGACGATGCAGCAATCGACTCTGTTATCTTAGAGATACGTCCCGGCACCGGCGGGGATGAAGCCGCACTGTTTGCGAAAGATCTTTTCTCAATGTACTCCAGATACGCAGAAGCAAACTGCTGGAAAGTTGAAACGATTTCCTTTGCCGGCTCGGAGAGAGGCGGGATTAAGGAAGTAGTAGCTGGGATTAAAGGTCCGGGCGTTTGGGCACAGTTAGGTTATGAAGGCGGCGGACACAGAGTTCAGAGAGTTCCGGAAACGGAAACACAGGGACGTATTCACACCTCCGCTGCTACTGTAGCAATTATGCCCGAGCCTGAAGATATTGAGGTGGATATCAAGGAGAGTGATGTAGTTGAGCATGTGAGCCGGGCAGGCGGCCCGGGCGGGCAGAGCGTAAACAAGATAAACAGCGCTATCAAGCTCGAGCACATCCCAACGGGAATAACAGTGAGCATGCGGGACGAGAAGAGCCAGCATAAAAACAGGGCAAAGGCCTGGCGAATCCTGAAAAGCCGTATATATGAACACTTCATCTCGCAGGAAAGGGCTGAACGTGATTCACAGAGAAAGGCAATGATAGGTTCGGGAGACCGCTCCCAGAGAATAAGAACTTACAACTTCCCGCAAAACCGAGTTACCGACCACCGAATCAATCTTACGCTTTACCACCTCGATAAAATTATTATGGGCGACTTAGACGAGATTGTAGAAGCCCTGCAAACCCACGATAAGCAGCAAAGGCTCGATAATATATAA
- the rpmE gene encoding 50S ribosomal protein L31 has translation MKDKIHPKYDKVTVHCGCGNTFETRSTLNKEVHVEICSMCHPFFTGKQKFVDTAGRIERFQRKYGNSMLDRVKKKKN, from the coding sequence ATGAAAGACAAAATACACCCAAAATACGACAAGGTAACAGTCCACTGCGGCTGCGGAAACACATTTGAAACCCGCAGCACTCTTAATAAAGAGGTGCATGTTGAGATTTGTTCAATGTGCCACCCGTTCTTTACGGGTAAGCAGAAGTTTGTTGATACCGCAGGACGCATTGAGCGTTTCCAGAGGAAATACGGCAACAGCATGCTTGACAGAGTTAAAAAGAAAAAGAATTAG